The window GTAACAGCGATGTTTTCATGGATGCTCTCGTCACCTCGAACATCGCAGCCGGTGGCTTGAAGGTGGACTCCGCGGGATTCACCGTCGCGGCACCCCAGCCTCTCGGCGGCGCAGGAGATGTCACCAAGTCGGGAACCGGCACCCTGAAGCTCGTGGGAGCCAATACCTACACCGGCAATCACATCGTGACCGGTGGGAAGCTGCTGCTCTCCGTGGATACGGCCGCCACCGGCAATACCACCGTATCTAACAATGCGGGCTTCGGCGTGGTCCAGCAGGCCGGCTTCGGCACCCTGGATCAGACCAATGTCGCGTTCGGCTCTGCAGGTGGCTCGACCACCTTCGACGTCGACCTCGGTGACAGCTCCGGGAATCCCTCGGTGGCTCCCTTGAATGTGACCGGCACGCTGACCCTGAACGGCCCCGTGACGATCAACGTGCAAGACCTCGATCTGGATGTCGGCACCATTCCGCTGATCAGCTATACCGGCGCGAAAGCCGGTACCGGAAGCTTTGTCCAAGGGACGCTGCCGCTCGGCGTGACCGGGCATATCCAGGACAATGGCAGCGGTCTCGTGTCACTCGTGGTGGAGGCGCTGAACTATCCGGTGTGGACCGGTGCGGTGAATGGCAACTGGGACTTCGCCACACAGAACTGGCAGGATGCCGTGACCAGCGCCCCGCTCGCCTTCGCCAATAACCTGCCGGTGATCTTCGCGGAGGTGGACGCGGCGGAGAAGGCGAACGTCACCTTGAATACCACGGTGATTCCGGGATCGTTGCGCTTCGACGCCTTCGGCAATCCCTACACCATCTCGGGCACCGGGAAGATCTCGGGAACCACGGGACTGGTCCAGGCCGGTACTGCCAATCTCACTCTCAACACGGCGAATGATTTCACCGGTCCGGTGCAGCTGTTAGGCGGCACCACCTCCATCAATACGGTCTCGAATGCCGGCAGCGCCGCCTCCTTGGGAACCGGCACCTCGCCGGTCGTGCTCGATGGCGGCAACCTGAACTACACCGGGCCGAACGCGACCACCGACCGCGGCCTGTCCATCCTGTCACCGGGGGCGCTGCTTACCAACGCCAACAACCTGACCATTTCCGGCCCCCTTTCCGGTGTGGGAGGCAGCTTTGCGAAGGATGGTGCAGGCAATCTCACCCTCTCCAATGCGGGTGCGAATGTTCTCAGCACCGCGGGCAACGTCCTGGTCCACGGGGGAACCCTCACCCTGGCAGGCGGCAGCCATTCGGTCACCGGCGAACTGTGGGTGGCAGATCAGCCGGACGTCCCGGCGAACATGGTGCTGAACGGCGCCACGCTCACCACTTCGAATTGGGTCGCCATCGGCCGCGGCAATGGCAACGCCGGCGTGGTCAATGTCACCGCGACGAATTCCACCATCAACTCGGTGAACTTCAGCAGCGGCTACAACAACGCCCTCGCCAACAACGAGAGCGAGGCCTTCATCACGCTGAACAACTCGATCTGGAACAACGGCGGGGTCACCTACCTGGCGGAGAGCTCTGCTTCCCAGGCCACGATGATTCTCAACGGCACATCGCAGTACAACATCACCGGCAACTTCCTGCTCGCCCGCCTCGGCACGTCGCAGGCGACGTTCACGATGAACGGCACCAGCAAGCTGACCAAGACGGGTACCGCCTACAGCTCGATCGGCACCGAGGGGAACGCGGTGATGAACGTGAACGACAATGCCATCTTCTCGGCGACCGGCGGCGACTTCAATGTCGGCGACGTGGGCACCTCGAACAGCGCTCTCAACATCAACGGTTCCGGGTCCGTAATCGCGACCCAGGTTTACATCGGCAAGAACACCAACACGACCGGCGTTCTCAATCAGGCGGGCGGCTCCTTCCAGAGCGGCAGCTTCATTTCGATCGGCTCGAACGGGGGCGTTGGCACGGTGAATCTTTCCGCCGGCTCGCTGACCGCCACCACGGTCATCAACGTCGCGGGCACCGGCAGCGGCACGTTCAATATCTCCGGCACCGCGACGGCCACGGCCAATGGCAACGGTGTCTTCGTCGGTGCCTCCCCGGGAGGGTTTGGCGTGCTCAATCTCAATGGGGGCACGCTGGTGACCAAGGTGGTCGCCGAAAACACCGGCGGTCTCAGCACCGTGAACTTCAATGG is drawn from Luteolibacter sp. Y139 and contains these coding sequences:
- a CDS encoding beta strand repeat-containing protein, whose product is LAGTTILGSSSALAANWTGTVSTDWNNFANWSGATGGSGVVTVAAAPPNIATITANINPIPTSMLIGNTAAGRIDHRAGTASLATDGDITLGRTGGGNGTYNLANTGGAGGTLTGFAQGSGTLTVPRNVLVGGSIAAATGAININTTGTLSIGGQLTLGNLGGTGTVKMDSGTLTVVNEFEIGNGTSGTGTFSMSGGTVTKSGAGTAVSVGGGLTTAGGNGTANLNGGAFTTAGVFRIGHGSGSIGALTVAGTNLTVGGEFWVGNQTGGSGTMTLSSGSVTTNSWALVGRKDDANAGVGATGSVTMTGGTWTKSGDNNFVVGDTGAGTMTMSGGTVIVNPSAVTDRGITWIANRNSCTGTLTISGAADFRSPRIVLGVQANTSGTLTLNGGTVRTSSIAGGSGNSEVTFSGTQIIATGNSDVFMDALVTSNIAAGGLKVDSAGFTVAAPQPLGGAGDVTKSGTGTLKLVGANTYTGNHIVTGGKLLLSVDTAATGNTTVSNNAGFGVVQQAGFGTLDQTNVAFGSAGGSTTFDVDLGDSSGNPSVAPLNVTGTLTLNGPVTINVQDLDLDVGTIPLISYTGAKAGTGSFVQGTLPLGVTGHIQDNGSGLVSLVVEALNYPVWTGAVNGNWDFATQNWQDAVTSAPLAFANNLPVIFAEVDAAEKANVTLNTTVIPGSLRFDAFGNPYTISGTGKISGTTGLVQAGTANLTLNTANDFTGPVQLLGGTTSINTVSNAGSAASLGTGTSPVVLDGGNLNYTGPNATTDRGLSILSPGALLTNANNLTISGPLSGVGGSFAKDGAGNLTLSNAGANVLSTAGNVLVHGGTLTLAGGSHSVTGELWVADQPDVPANMVLNGATLTTSNWVAIGRGNGNAGVVNVTATNSTINSVNFSSGYNNALANNESEAFITLNNSIWNNGGVTYLAESSASQATMILNGTSQYNITGNFLLARLGTSQATFTMNGTSKLTKTGTAYSSIGTEGNAVMNVNDNAIFSATGGDFNVGDVGTSNSALNINGSGSVIATQVYIGKNTNTTGVLNQAGGSFQSGSFISIGSNGGVGTVNLSAGSLTATTVINVAGTGSGTFNISGTATATANGNGVFVGASPGGFGVLNLNGGTLVTKVVAENTGGLSTVNFNGGLLKAAAGATATFVGPIDNAVIQSGGAFIDTNGQTLSVTANLSGTGGLTKSGTGTLTLSGTNTYTGNTTVSAGTLSLGAAFLGNSSTVNIASGAVLNLTHGAVDQVATLILNGVSQPVGTYSSATPGGYITGSGSLQVTGAVASPYDTWMSGFPSIPLADRDPGDDPDGDGSTNAVEFALGSTPNSGTNRPKVYQIIADSSADVDSTKELLLTIAVRSGAPAFTGSPSPTATQDGYTYTIQGSTNLGSFVTAAVPVTTVATGLPAAPAGYEYRTFSLTGSNGNPTRGFMRVGITP